A genomic region of Rhipicephalus sanguineus isolate Rsan-2018 chromosome 1, BIME_Rsan_1.4, whole genome shotgun sequence contains the following coding sequences:
- the LOC119405235 gene encoding U-scoloptoxin(01)-Cw1a, which yields MKFLLAFAVMTVALALPRTKRAAYELPDGAELLLGGVKTSFQCPAKNGYFADVDNACLIFHVCNVVPKEDGSTEVQQYSFLCGNQTVFNQLSLTCAFAEEAVPCQNAPDFFYVNDNIGNPTAPFLTEADVQKAAPLIPGFGEGGGAGAPPPGRRPF from the exons ATGAAGTTCCTACTAG CCTTTGCTGTAATGACCGTTGCGCTGGCACTGCCAAGG ACAAAACGGGCAGCGTACGAGCTGCCCGATGGCGCAGAACTTCTGTTAGGTGGTGTCAAGACCTCGTTCCAGTGCCCGGCCAAGAACGGTTACTTCGCGGATGTCGACAACGCCTGCCTCATCTTCCACGTATGCAACGTGGTGCCGAAAGAAGACGGCAGCACCGAGGTTCAGCAGTACAGCTTCCTGTGCGGCAACCAGACCGTGTTCAACCAGCTTAGTCTGACGTGCGCCTTCGCCGAGGAGGCCGTGCCGTGCCAGAATGCTCCCGACTTCTTTTACGTAAACGACAACATCGGCAACCCGACGGCCCCGTTCCTCACCGAAGCCGACGTGCAGAAGGCGGCTCCGCTCATACCGGGCTTCGGAGAGGGCGGTGGCGCCGGGGCTCCACCGCCCGGCCGCAGGCCCTTCTAG